A region from the Bubalus kerabau isolate K-KA32 ecotype Philippines breed swamp buffalo chromosome 23, PCC_UOA_SB_1v2, whole genome shotgun sequence genome encodes:
- the ITGAX gene encoding integrin alpha-X translates to MTGTQVFLFLLMAPVSSLCFNLDTEQPTTFRADSPGFGHSVVQYAQWLVVGAPQEVKAANQTGGLYWCDYGKGRCEAIPLQVPPEAVNMSLGLSMAATTNPFQLLACGPTVHHACRENMHLTGICFLLASPFRQVKRIPAALQECPRQDQDIAFLIDGSGSIFSSDFNKMLNFVKAVMSQFQRPSSQFSLVQFSSTHKVHFTFKDFATSSDPLNLLNSVRQLQGWTFTASAIRFVTDQLFSAAYGARKDASKILIVVTDGEKTENLGYKDVIPRAEAAGIIRYAIGVGSAFRYKKSLQELIDIASTPSEEHVFQVENFDALRDIQKQLKEKIFAIEGTQTISSSSFELEMSQEGFSAVFMPDGPVLGAVGSFSWSGGAFLYPKNKNPTFINMSQEHMDMRDSYLGYSTELALWRGAQSLILGAPRHQHTGKVVLFTQVSMQWRPQAEVTGTQIGSYFGASLCSVDVNGDSSSDLVLIGAPHFYEQTQGGQVSVCSFPRGRAKWQCDAVLRGEPGHPWSRFGAALTVLGDVNGDRLVDVAIGAPGEQENQGAVYLFHGTSELGISPSHSQRVTGSQLSPSLQYFGQSLSGGQDLTQDGLADLAVGAQGHALLLRTRPVLRMWANIHITPAEIARSVYECQQLVTFPHDLGKATVCLQVSESSKNQLVNLQSIVTFDLTLDPGRLSPRAIFQETGTRNLTRVRELGLKQHCEAVRLLLPDCVEDSVTPIILRLNFSLVGKPISSLRNLQPMLAVGAQRYFTTSLPFEKNCGADHVCQDDLSISFGVSDLKTLIVGSNLELNLKVRVWNDGEDSYGTAVTFFYPPGLSYRRVTGGQSHLQSRSLRLTCDSAPAGTQGTRSTRCSFNHLIFREGAQVTFTVTFHVSPMATLGDKLLLAANVSSENNSPKTSKTAFQLELPVKYAVYTVISSHEQSTKYLNFSASQEEGSREAQHRYQVNNLGQRELPVSIDISVPMELNQVAVWKDIEVLNPQNPSIQCSSERTVPTESDFLTHFKKKPVLDCSIAVCLRFRCDIPSFGVQEEFDFILKGNLSFRWVSQTQQKKVLVVSVAEITFNRLVYSQLPGQETFLRAQTELVLEKYEVYNPIPLIVGSSLGGLLLLALITALLYKVGFFRRQYKEMMEGANKQSVPENETGDPQAAQ, encoded by the exons ATGACCGGGACCCaggtttttctcttcctgttgaTGG CCCCGGTGTCCTCTCTCTGCTTCAACTTGGACACGGAGCAACCGACAACCTTCCGTGCAGACAGCCCTGGGTTTGGACACAGTGTGGTCCAGTATGCCCAATG GCTGGTGGTTGGAGCCCCCCAGGAGGTAAAGGCTGCCAATCAAACAGGCGGCCTCTACTGGTGTGACTACGGCAAGGGGAGGTGTGAGGCCATTCCCCTGCAGG TGCCTCCAGAGGCTGTGAACATGTCCCTGGGCCTGTCCATGGCAGCCACCACCAACCCCTTTCAGCTGCTG gcctgtggccccaccGTGCACCATGCATGCCGGGAGAACATGCACTTGACCGGGATCTGCTTCCTGCTGGCCTCCCCGTTCCGGCAGGTCAAGAGGATCCCGGCTGCCCTGCAGG AGTGCCCAAGGCAGGATCAGGACATCGCCTTTCTGATCGACGGCTCAGGCAGCATCTTTTCCAGCGATTTTAACAAAATGTTGAACTTCGTGAAGGCCGTGATGAGCCAGTTCCAGCGTCCCAGCTCCCAG TTCTCCCTGGTGCAGTTTTCCAGCACGCACAAGGTGCACTTCACTTTCAAAGACTTCGCTACCAGCTCAGACCCACTAAACCTCCTGAATTCCGTCCGGCAGCTGCAAGGGTGGACGTTCACGGCCTCAGCCATCCGATTTGTCAC AGATCAACTGTTCAGTGCCGCCTATGGGGCCCGAAAAGATGCCTCCAAAATCCTCATCGTCGTCACTGATGGGGAGAAAACAGAAAACCTGGGTTACAAGGATGTCATTCCCCGGGCTGAGGCCGCCGGCATCATCCGATATGCAATTGGG GTGGGATCAGCATTTCGATACAAAAAGTCCTTGCAAGAATTAATCGACATTGCCTCCACACCCTCTGAAGAGCATGTATTTCAAGTGGAGAACTTTGATGCTTTGCGAGACATTCAGAAACAACTGAAAGAGAAGATATTTGCCATTGAGG GTACACAGACCATAAGCAGTAGTTCCTTCGAACTGGAGATGTCTCAGGAGGGCTTCAGTGCTGTGTTCATGCCT GATGGACCAGTTCTGGGGGCTGTGGGGAGCTTCAGCTGGTCTGGAGGTGCCTTCCTGTACCCCAAAAATAAGAACCCCACCTTCATCAACATGTCCCAGGAGCACATGGACATGAGGGACTCGTATCTGG GTTACTCCACAGAGCTGGCCCTTTGGAGGGGGGCACAGAGCCTGATCCTGGGGGCCCCCCGCCATCAGCATACCGGGAAGGTGGTCCTCTTCACCCAGGTGTCCATGCAATGGAGGCCGCAGGCTGAAGTCACAGGGACCCAG ATCGGCTCCTACTTCGGGGCCTCCCTCTGCTCCGTGGATGTGAATGGAGATAGTAGCTCTGACCTGGTCCTCATTGGGGCCCCTCATTTCTACGAGCAGACCCAGGGGGGCCAGGTGTCCGTGTGCTCCTTTCCCCGGGGG AGAGCTAAGTGGCAGTGTGATGCTGTCCTGCGAGGGGAGCCGGGCCACCCCTGGAGCCGCTTTGGGGCAGCCCTGACAGTGCTGGGGGATGTGAATGGGGACAGGCTGGTGGATGTGGCCATTGGGGCCCCGGGAGAGCAGGAGAACCAGGGTGCTGTCTACCTGTTCCACGGAACCTCAGAACTGGGCATCAGCCCCTCCCACAGCCAG CGGGTCACAGGCTCCCAGCTCTCCCCCAGCCTCCAGTATTTCGGGCAGTCGCTGAGCGGGGGTCAGGACCTCACCCAGGATGGACTGGCAGACTTGGCTGTGGGGGCCCAGGGGCATGCACTGCTGCTCAG GACCAGACCTGTGCTCAGGATGTGGGCAAACATTCACATCACACCCGCAGAGATCGCTAGGTCTGTGTATGAGTGTCAGCAGCTGGTGACCTTTCCGCATGATCTGGGCAAGGCCACTGTCTGCCTCCAAGTTTCCGAAAGTTCCAAGAACCAGCTGG TTAACCTCCAAAGCATTGTTACCTTTGACCTAACCCTTGACCCCGGCCGCCTGAGTCCTCGTGCCATCTTCCAAGAAACGGGGACTCGGAATCTGACCCGTGTTCGAGAGCTGGGGCTGAAGCAGCACTGTGAGGCTGTGAGGTTGCTCCTTCCG GACTGTGTGGAGGACTCAGTGACCCCCATCATCTTGCGTCTCAACTTCTCCCTGGTGGGCAAGCCCATCTCTAGCCTAAGAAACCTTCAGCCTATGCTGGCAGTGGGTGCCCAGAGATACTTCACAACCTCT CTCCCCTTTGAGAAGAACTGTGGCGCGGATCACGTCTGCCAGGATGACCTCAGCATCTCCTTTGGGGTCTCAGA CTTGAAGACCCTGATCGTCGGGAGTAACCTGGAGCTGAACTTGAAAGTGAGAGTGTGGAATGATGGCGAGGACTCCTATGGAACCGCAGTCACCTTCTTCTACCCTCCAGGGTTGTCTTACCGACGTGTGACTGGGGGCCAG AGCCATCTGCAGTCGCGTTCCCTGCGCCTGACCTGCGACAGCGCCCCCGCCGGGACCCAGGGCACCCGAAGCACCCGCTGTAGcttcaaccacctcatcttccGTGAGGGTGCCCAG GTCACCTTCACGGTCACCTTTCACGTCTCCCCCATGGCCACCCTGGGAGACAAGCTGCTTCTTGCCGCCAATGTGAGCAG TGAGAATAACAGCCCCAAGACAAGCAAGACCGCCTTCCAGCTGGAGCTCCCTGTGAAGTATGCCGTCTACACCGTGATCAGCAG CCACGAACAATCCACCAAGTACCTCAACTTCTCGGCTTCACAGGAGGAGGGCAGCAGGGAGGCCCAGCACAGATACCAG GTGAACAACCTGGGGCAGAGGGAGCTGCCTGTCAGCATCGACATCTCAGTGCCCATGGAGCTGAACCAGGTGGCCGTGTGGAAGGACATAGAGGTCCTCAACCCCCAG AACCCCTCCATTCAGTGCTCTTCAGAGAGAACAGTGCCCACAGAGTCTGATTTCCTGACCCACTTTAAGAAGAAGCCTGTCCTG GACTGCTCCATCGCTGTCTGCCTAAGGTTCCGCTGTGACATCCCCTCCTTCGGCGTCCAGGAGGAATTTGACTTCATCCTGAAGGGCAACCTCAGCTTCCGCTGGGTCAGCCAG ACACAGCAGAAGAAGGTGCTGGTCGTGAGCGTGGCTGAAATCACCTTCAACAGACTTGTGTATTCTCAGCTTCCAGGACAGGAGACATTTTTGAGAGCTCAG ACAgagctggtgctggagaagtaTGAGGTCTACAACCCCATCCCCCTCATTGTGGGCAGCTCTCTGGGAGGACTACTGCTCCTGGCCCTCATCACAGCCCTACTGTACAAG GTTGGTTTCTTCAGACGTCAGTACAAGGAAATGATGGAAGGAGCAAACAAACAGAGTGTCCCAGAAAACGAGACAGGAGACCCCCAAGCTGCCCAATAA